From a region of the Streptomyces sp. B21-083 genome:
- a CDS encoding Fpg/Nei family DNA glycosylase, with amino-acid sequence MPELPEVEALRDFLTERLVGHEVVRVLPVAISVLKTYDPPVTAFEGREVTAVHRHGKFLDLTVDGGPHFVTHLARAGWLHWRDRLPDGPPKPGKGPLALRVALETGEGFDLTEAGTQKRLAVYVVHDPQEVPGVARLGPDPLADDFDEARLAGLLAGERRRLKGALRDQSLIAGVGNAYSDEILHAARMSPFKVASSLTPEETRRLYEALRTTLTDAVERSRGLAAGRLKAEKKSGLRVHGRTGEPCPVCGDTVREVSFSDSSLQYCPTCQTGGKPLADRRMSRLLK; translated from the coding sequence ATGCCGGAACTACCCGAGGTCGAAGCGCTCAGGGACTTCCTGACCGAACGGCTCGTGGGCCACGAGGTGGTCCGCGTGCTGCCCGTCGCGATCAGCGTCCTGAAGACGTACGACCCACCGGTCACCGCCTTCGAGGGCCGTGAGGTCACCGCCGTGCACCGGCACGGCAAGTTCCTCGACCTGACAGTGGACGGCGGCCCGCACTTCGTGACCCATCTGGCCCGCGCGGGCTGGCTGCACTGGCGCGACCGCCTCCCCGACGGCCCGCCGAAACCCGGGAAGGGCCCGCTCGCACTGCGTGTCGCCCTGGAGACGGGCGAGGGCTTCGACCTCACCGAGGCCGGCACCCAGAAGCGGCTCGCGGTGTACGTCGTACACGATCCGCAGGAGGTGCCCGGCGTGGCCCGCCTCGGTCCTGACCCGCTCGCCGACGACTTCGACGAGGCCCGCCTCGCCGGTCTGCTGGCGGGGGAGCGGCGCCGGCTGAAAGGGGCGCTGCGCGACCAGAGCCTGATCGCTGGGGTGGGGAACGCCTACAGCGACGAGATCCTGCACGCCGCGCGGATGTCCCCGTTCAAGGTCGCCTCCTCACTCACGCCCGAGGAGACCCGGCGGCTGTACGAGGCACTGCGCACGACGCTCACCGACGCGGTCGAGCGTTCCCGGGGCCTCGCGGCCGGACGCCTGAAGGCGGAGAAGAAGAGCGGCCTGAGGGTGCACGGCCGGACCGGCGAGCCCTGCCCGGTGTGCGGGGACACCGTCCGCGAGGTCTCCTTCAGCGACTCCTCGCTGCAGTACTGCCCCACCTGCCAGACGGGTGGCAAACCGCTGGCCGACCGCCGGATGTCCCGCCTGCTCAAGTAG
- a CDS encoding zf-HC2 domain-containing protein produces MRSLERHRDVGAYALGVLDEADAFRFEDHLMECPQCAAHVTEFGPATRQLLLYRRATPRSVHPMAQPGPTLLDRLLGEVANRQRAGRRRWLYAVAAAVVFAVAGPGIAIMASGDADRTQQVTATDERSGVWAQVTSENTVWGSQIELKVKDGAGPRACHLVAIADDGTEETLTNWNVPEHDARESTMMGASTLHPDQIDKYELRTTDGLHLVTLDAP; encoded by the coding sequence GCATACGCGCTCGGCGTGCTCGACGAGGCGGACGCCTTCCGCTTCGAGGACCACCTCATGGAGTGCCCCCAGTGCGCGGCCCATGTGACCGAATTCGGCCCCGCCACACGGCAGTTGCTGCTGTACCGGCGAGCCACGCCGCGCTCCGTGCACCCCATGGCCCAACCCGGTCCCACTCTGCTGGACCGACTGCTCGGCGAAGTGGCGAACCGGCAGCGCGCCGGCCGTCGGCGCTGGTTGTACGCGGTCGCCGCGGCGGTGGTCTTCGCCGTGGCCGGCCCCGGCATCGCGATCATGGCGAGCGGCGACGCGGACCGGACGCAGCAGGTCACCGCGACCGACGAGCGCTCGGGCGTCTGGGCACAGGTCACCAGCGAGAACACGGTCTGGGGCAGCCAGATCGAACTGAAGGTCAAGGACGGCGCCGGCCCCCGCGCCTGCCACCTCGTCGCCATCGCGGACGACGGCACGGAAGAGACGCTGACCAACTGGAACGTGCCCGAGCACGACGCCCGGGAGAGCACGATGATGGGCGCCTCGACCCTCCACCCCGACCAGATCGACAAGTACGAGCTGCGCACCACCGACGGCCTGCACCTGGTGACCCTCGACGCCCCCTGA